One Bacillus sp. 2205SS5-2 genomic window carries:
- a CDS encoding Type 1 glutamine amidotransferase-like domain-containing protein, translated as MDKVIEKTTFIYVSGGSTFFLLKEEKKKHADKVIRKEINNEIVYIDEINLIHELYITYSKEKKEQEKVFNN; from the coding sequence ATCGACAAAGTTATTGAAAAAACTACTTTTATTTATGTTTCTGGAGGAAGTACTTTTTTCTTATTAAAAGAAGAAAAAAAGAAACATGCTGATAAAGTCATTAGGAAAGAAATAAATAACGAAATAGTTTATATTGATGAGATTAACTTGATTCATGAATTATATATTACGTATAGTAAAGAAAAGAAAGAACAGGAGAAGGTATTTAACAATTGA
- a CDS encoding citrate synthase/methylcitrate synthase: MFIEGLKGVVAAQTRISAIDGMKGRLIYRGIDVHSLAMQYSFEEVSYLLWYGHLPSVESLAALKAEMSCQRTLSTTIKRLMEHLPTNMDSMSMLRTVISAEGTQEYQWKPTIAEAIKLTAMIPSIIAYWHRKEKGLSIIEPNPQFDHVENYLYMLTGEKPTLAQIKALETYMVLTLEHGMNASTFSARVTASTESDLVSAITSAIGTMKGPLHGGAPSGVISLLSEIGVAEKAEPVIRKKLLSGEKLMGFGHRVYKTHDPRAVALRESLLEVEGEDEWLDLAMTVENVAIKVLNELKPGRSLYTNVEFYAAAIMKSIALPSTLFTPTFTASRIVGWSAHVLEQAENNRIYRPQAEYIGSK; encoded by the coding sequence ATGTTTATTGAAGGATTAAAGGGAGTCGTAGCAGCTCAAACAAGAATTAGTGCGATTGATGGGATGAAAGGGAGGTTGATTTACAGAGGTATCGATGTACATTCATTAGCCATGCAGTATTCATTCGAGGAAGTATCATATTTACTTTGGTATGGACACTTACCGTCAGTGGAATCATTAGCTGCATTAAAAGCTGAAATGAGTTGTCAGCGAACTCTATCGACAACAATCAAAAGACTCATGGAACATCTACCTACAAATATGGACTCGATGAGCATGCTTAGAACCGTCATATCCGCTGAGGGAACGCAAGAATATCAATGGAAACCGACCATCGCAGAGGCCATTAAACTAACGGCTATGATCCCTAGTATAATAGCCTATTGGCATCGAAAAGAGAAGGGATTATCAATAATTGAGCCTAATCCACAGTTTGATCATGTCGAAAACTATTTATATATGTTAACAGGAGAAAAACCAACGCTCGCACAGATAAAAGCATTAGAAACCTACATGGTATTAACATTAGAACACGGAATGAATGCTTCAACATTCTCTGCAAGAGTCACAGCATCAACTGAATCGGATTTAGTTTCCGCAATCACATCTGCCATTGGGACAATGAAAGGACCTCTTCACGGTGGTGCACCTTCGGGAGTTATTTCCTTATTATCAGAAATAGGGGTAGCTGAAAAAGCAGAACCGGTGATTCGTAAAAAGCTATTAAGTGGAGAGAAACTTATGGGATTTGGCCATCGGGTCTATAAAACGCATGACCCGAGAGCCGTCGCACTTCGTGAATCACTGCTAGAAGTAGAAGGGGAGGATGAATGGTTAGATCTTGCCATGACTGTCGAAAATGTGGCCATTAAGGTCCTGAATGAGTTAAAACCAGGAAGATCACTATATACAAATGTAGAATTTTATGCGGCAGCGATAATGAAATCCATTGCATTGCCATCAACGTTATTTACACCTACTTTTACCGCCAGTCGTATTGTAGGGTGGAGTGCGCATGTTTTAGAGCAAGCAGAGAATAACCGCATTTATCGACCTCAAGCTGAATATATTGGCAGCAAGTAA
- a CDS encoding LysR family transcriptional regulator, with product MEFTWMKTFLLAAEIGNFRKTADALYISQPTVTVHIKQLEKELGVLLFQREGKKIKLTEAGRRYYKHVKKLLAVHEQARQDLQSFTQGYTTELILAISPLIADTILPYVLKQYVKKHPDVEVSVQIIDSVDIENAVFSENVDLGLSVLESYHPDLETTLLSKDKIILVAPHDGRDFESAYPLDEEEILSTNRLLTHNHPGYWEALCKKIMHIYPKTKMMKVSHSHITKRFIVEGLGVSYLPSSTVRRELLEGRLLEVESKIVPLPEAETFAIMKYRHQKQSEFLAFLSQFRL from the coding sequence ATGGAATTTACTTGGATGAAAACTTTCTTACTCGCTGCTGAAATAGGAAATTTCCGAAAAACCGCTGACGCATTATATATTTCACAACCAACCGTCACTGTACATATAAAGCAATTAGAAAAAGAGTTAGGAGTGTTATTGTTTCAGCGCGAAGGAAAGAAAATCAAATTGACAGAAGCTGGTCGTCGCTATTACAAGCACGTGAAGAAGCTACTTGCGGTGCATGAACAAGCTCGACAAGATCTCCAATCTTTTACTCAAGGCTATACCACTGAGCTAATACTGGCGATTTCGCCGCTCATTGCAGACACGATTCTCCCTTATGTCTTAAAGCAGTATGTCAAAAAACATCCTGATGTCGAAGTTTCTGTCCAGATTATTGATTCTGTCGATATTGAAAATGCCGTATTCTCAGAGAACGTGGATTTGGGTCTTTCAGTCCTTGAGAGTTACCATCCAGACTTAGAAACTACTCTTCTTTCTAAAGATAAGATCATCTTAGTAGCCCCACATGATGGCAGAGATTTTGAATCTGCTTACCCGCTAGATGAAGAAGAGATTTTATCAACCAATCGCTTGCTCACACATAATCATCCTGGTTATTGGGAAGCACTTTGTAAAAAAATAATGCATATTTATCCGAAAACGAAGATGATGAAGGTTTCCCATTCTCATATAACTAAACGATTTATCGTGGAAGGGCTAGGGGTTTCTTATCTTCCGTCTTCTACTGTCAGAAGAGAGTTATTAGAAGGGAGATTATTGGAGGTCGAGTCAAAAATAGTTCCCCTTCCTGAAGCTGAAACTTTTGCAATTATGAAGTATCGACATCAGAAGCAAAGCGAATTTTTGGCGTTTCTTTCTCAATTCAGACTTTAA
- a CDS encoding ATP-binding protein, with the protein MDDLFFSASHPIKTKDFFISSFNDTPQKAILTILDLKGNITYVSPNVESILGYPSHYFTGQNCKKLIHKEDWEGWIDHEKDTYKRYSFIQYRMVTMDGKEIWLESVFVIVPTKEGSQPFDEYVLLSRDISDRKRMEEALIANEKLAAVGKLAAGIAHDIRNPLTTIKGFLDLMISGTYDPVYLEIMKTEVERMNLITNELMLLAKPTKKEIVTFDIQQIIRETLMLLDTEAFKQHVQFSTEFTENPVIISGDPYQIKQALINIIKNAIEAIPLKGFIYIRVRHTHSVCLIEIEDEGCGVSKEVINLLGKPFFTSKETGNGLGLMMCHHIIQHHKGNINFSSQEGHGTTVTIQLPLTT; encoded by the coding sequence ATGGATGATTTATTTTTTTCAGCTAGTCACCCGATTAAGACGAAAGACTTTTTTATTTCTTCCTTTAACGATACGCCCCAGAAAGCGATATTAACCATACTTGACCTCAAAGGAAACATTACCTATGTTTCTCCGAATGTCGAATCTATTCTTGGTTATCCTAGTCATTATTTTACTGGTCAAAATTGCAAGAAATTGATTCACAAAGAGGATTGGGAAGGCTGGATCGATCATGAAAAGGACACCTATAAGCGTTATTCTTTTATACAATATCGAATGGTCACCATGGATGGAAAGGAGATCTGGTTAGAATCGGTATTTGTCATTGTACCTACTAAAGAAGGCTCTCAACCCTTCGATGAGTATGTATTGCTGTCTCGTGATATATCCGATCGAAAGCGAATGGAAGAAGCCCTCATTGCGAATGAAAAACTGGCAGCTGTCGGCAAATTAGCAGCTGGAATTGCCCATGACATCCGCAACCCGTTAACAACGATCAAAGGATTCTTAGATTTAATGATCTCAGGTACATATGATCCTGTTTATTTAGAGATAATGAAAACAGAAGTGGAGAGAATGAATTTAATTACCAATGAATTGATGCTCTTAGCCAAGCCAACTAAAAAAGAAATTGTCACCTTTGATATTCAACAAATTATTCGGGAAACATTAATGTTGCTAGACACAGAAGCATTCAAACAGCATGTTCAGTTTTCAACTGAGTTCACCGAAAACCCCGTCATAATTTCTGGGGATCCTTATCAAATAAAACAAGCCTTGATAAATATTATTAAAAATGCCATCGAGGCCATCCCTCTTAAAGGCTTTATTTACATAAGAGTCCGACATACCCATTCAGTCTGCTTGATTGAAATAGAAGATGAAGGTTGCGGCGTATCAAAAGAAGTGATCAATCTTCTTGGAAAGCCATTTTTTACGTCAAAAGAAACAGGCAATGGGCTTGGACTAATGATGTGTCATCATATTATCCAACATCATAAAGGCAATATAAACTTCTCAAGTCAGGAAGGCCATGGAACAACAGTGACCATTCAATTGCCACTTACTACATAA
- a CDS encoding NUDIX hydrolase — MKRVDVASTFILDESRTKVLIVKNVRGESFDYSLPGGAVEVGETLAEAAIRETKEESGYDVRVNGVLSIHEAFFQEKNHHVVFFTFTAEVSGGAIEISQPDEILDVRWVTIEEAHSMLIDRQIDIKKYAHQQGRAEHVIRNQLKIDKNG; from the coding sequence ATGAAACGAGTCGATGTAGCAAGCACGTTTATTTTAGATGAATCTAGAACGAAGGTTTTAATTGTCAAGAACGTTCGCGGGGAATCTTTTGACTACAGCTTACCCGGTGGAGCGGTAGAAGTAGGTGAAACATTAGCGGAAGCAGCGATAAGGGAAACAAAAGAAGAGAGCGGTTATGATGTAAGGGTCAATGGTGTACTTTCTATACACGAAGCTTTCTTTCAGGAAAAAAATCATCATGTGGTCTTTTTCACTTTTACTGCGGAAGTATCTGGTGGGGCAATCGAGATTTCGCAGCCAGATGAAATTCTCGATGTCCGTTGGGTTACGATTGAAGAAGCTCATTCTATGTTAATAGATAGGCAAATTGATATAAAAAAATATGCGCATCAACAAGGTAGAGCTGAACATGTGATCCGAAACCAGCTAAAAATAGACAAGAATGGGTGA
- a CDS encoding MFS transporter — protein sequence MEYQAALIQSYIDSPEKQKQLYRKTLFIVVLSQIFGGAGLAAGVTVGALLAQDMLGTDSFAGVPVALFTLGSAGAALLVGRLSQRFGRRSGLATGFLTGGIGAIGVVISSLNGNVFLLFASLLIYGAGTATNLQARYAGTDLAQPTQRATAISIAMVSTTFGAVAGPNLVGVMGRFALSIGVPALAGPFILAAAAYISAGLILIILLRPDPLIVAKAIATIKKEDEVNVFESDSEILPLNSRGVVVGATIMVLTQIVMVAIMTMTPVHMGHYGHSLKEVGLVIGFHIGAMYLPSLVTGILVDKIGRTIMAIASGVILLAAGVIAAVAPSDSLIVLIFALILLGLGWNFGLISGTALIVDSTHPTTRAKTQGAVDVLIALAGASGGVLSGLIVAQSSYEILSFVGATLSLLLIPVVIWSRSNQNKG from the coding sequence ATGGAATATCAAGCAGCTTTGATACAAAGTTACATTGATTCTCCAGAAAAGCAGAAACAACTATATCGAAAGACGCTGTTCATCGTTGTCCTTTCTCAAATTTTTGGAGGAGCTGGTCTTGCAGCGGGAGTAACGGTTGGAGCCCTCCTCGCTCAAGATATGTTAGGTACAGATAGTTTTGCCGGGGTTCCAGTAGCACTATTTACTCTCGGTTCTGCTGGAGCTGCTCTACTAGTTGGTCGCCTATCCCAACGTTTTGGACGTCGTTCAGGTCTTGCAACGGGATTTTTAACCGGGGGTATTGGAGCGATTGGAGTTGTGATTTCTTCCTTAAACGGAAATGTTTTTCTGCTTTTTGCCTCCTTATTAATATATGGTGCAGGAACTGCAACGAACTTACAAGCACGTTATGCGGGTACAGACTTAGCTCAACCTACTCAGCGAGCAACAGCAATCAGTATTGCGATGGTTTCAACCACATTTGGTGCTGTTGCCGGTCCAAACTTGGTTGGGGTCATGGGCCGATTTGCTTTGTCCATCGGTGTTCCTGCTCTAGCAGGTCCTTTCATTCTTGCAGCAGCAGCCTATATTTCTGCTGGTTTGATACTAATAATTTTACTTCGACCTGACCCGCTTATAGTTGCAAAAGCTATTGCAACTATAAAAAAAGAAGATGAGGTAAATGTATTTGAATCGGATTCTGAAATCTTACCACTAAATAGTCGCGGAGTCGTTGTTGGGGCCACGATCATGGTCTTAACTCAAATTGTTATGGTAGCCATAATGACAATGACCCCTGTACATATGGGCCATTATGGACATAGCTTAAAAGAAGTAGGACTTGTAATCGGGTTCCATATAGGTGCTATGTACCTCCCTTCACTCGTGACTGGTATCCTCGTGGACAAGATTGGACGGACAATAATGGCAATCGCTTCTGGAGTCATTCTACTAGCTGCCGGGGTGATAGCAGCAGTTGCACCTTCTGATTCTTTAATAGTATTGATTTTCGCACTTATTTTGCTAGGACTTGGTTGGAACTTTGGATTAATTAGTGGTACAGCCCTCATAGTGGATTCAACTCATCCAACCACCCGAGCTAAGACGCAAGGAGCAGTTGATGTCTTGATCGCGTTGGCTGGTGCATCTGGTGGAGTGCTTTCAGGGTTGATTGTTGCTCAATCGAGTTATGAGATCCTCTCATTTGTCGGAGCAACCCTTTCACTCCTACTTATCCCCGTTGTTATTTGGTCCCGAAGCAATCAAAATAAAGGATAA
- a CDS encoding ArsR/SmtB family transcription factor yields the protein MVDERILKDRLYQEFARIGKSLSSPKRLEIIDLLSQSPKSVERLAKSTGMTAANVSQHLQTLHNARLVNYTKQGNFVIYELADSKVSDFMSSFHSLSEKQLVQVQSIKKEFLNPQLEMERLSLSDLKIRMEYGEVLLLDVRPKDEYEQAHIPGAISIPIEELQKKLASLPSNKDVIAYCRGPYCLMSVVAVELLKTKGINAFRLDKSVQDWKQFNMQEERN from the coding sequence TTGGTTGATGAAAGAATATTAAAGGACCGGTTATATCAAGAGTTCGCTCGTATCGGAAAAAGTCTCTCAAGTCCGAAAAGGTTAGAAATAATAGATCTCTTATCACAAAGTCCAAAATCAGTTGAACGATTAGCTAAAAGTACAGGCATGACTGCTGCCAATGTGTCACAACATTTGCAGACGCTCCATAACGCCAGATTAGTTAATTACACTAAACAAGGGAATTTCGTTATCTATGAACTTGCCGATTCTAAGGTATCAGATTTTATGAGTTCTTTTCATAGTTTATCTGAGAAACAATTGGTTCAAGTACAATCTATTAAAAAAGAATTTCTCAATCCGCAATTAGAGATGGAGAGGCTATCGCTATCAGATTTAAAAATTCGGATGGAATATGGAGAAGTTTTGCTATTAGATGTACGACCAAAAGATGAATATGAACAAGCTCATATTCCAGGTGCAATATCCATTCCGATTGAAGAGCTTCAAAAAAAGCTAGCATCTCTGCCATCTAACAAAGATGTCATCGCTTATTGCAGAGGGCCCTATTGTTTAATGTCAGTTGTAGCTGTTGAGTTATTGAAAACAAAAGGGATTAATGCATTTCGATTAGATAAAAGTGTTCAAGATTGGAAGCAATTTAATATGCAGGAAGAGAGAAATTAA
- a CDS encoding alpha/beta hydrolase: MEIKEVQSPFYGQNSDNELYETIKSRGTPIIETDNDGVYIHFIYFGNQGTNSVHILGSFPGWELEKGEMVKLEGSHIWVKSFKISHPLASTYYFSVNDNYGDNWGERFKHFVTDPLNPSKMIFSESPTDKQKNNTELSYLTFNEAIHSVDFPSKNPNIVKHTFTSERLNNQRNLWSYDPIKNVDTPKNLLIIFDGSQYTEAVPVANMIDYLHEEGKLSPTIMVGVDSPDRSNEFNGNNSFNAFLTQELLPWIQSNFNVSHNPQQTALCGASLGGLASFYAAVHHPDLFGKVLSQSGSFNRKKTGEYHDKYWSVDYLESIPRLPIRIYMNAGRLEMEDLQKANLITYQTLMNKGYDVKYDVFSGGHDVLWWRETFLAGLEYLFCVNE; this comes from the coding sequence ATGGAAATTAAAGAGGTTCAGAGTCCATTTTACGGCCAAAACAGCGATAACGAGTTATATGAAACAATTAAATCGAGGGGTACACCGATCATTGAAACTGACAATGACGGGGTTTATATCCATTTTATATATTTTGGGAATCAAGGGACAAATTCGGTTCATATTTTAGGAAGTTTCCCGGGATGGGAGTTAGAGAAGGGTGAAATGGTTAAGTTAGAGGGCTCCCATATTTGGGTAAAATCCTTTAAAATAAGTCATCCTCTAGCTAGCACCTATTATTTTTCCGTCAATGATAACTATGGAGACAATTGGGGAGAACGCTTTAAACATTTTGTGACAGATCCGTTAAACCCTAGTAAAATGATTTTTTCTGAATCACCAACCGACAAACAAAAAAATAATACTGAGTTGTCTTACTTGACTTTCAACGAAGCTATTCATTCTGTGGATTTCCCTTCTAAGAACCCTAATATTGTGAAACACACCTTCACCAGTGAGCGATTAAATAATCAGCGAAACCTTTGGAGCTATGATCCTATTAAAAACGTTGATACACCGAAGAATCTACTAATTATTTTTGATGGGTCTCAATATACAGAAGCTGTTCCTGTTGCCAATATGATTGATTATTTGCATGAAGAGGGCAAACTATCTCCAACAATAATGGTTGGTGTAGATAGTCCTGATCGTTCTAATGAATTTAATGGGAATAACTCGTTTAATGCATTTTTAACCCAAGAATTACTCCCTTGGATTCAAAGTAACTTCAATGTTAGCCATAACCCTCAACAAACCGCTTTATGCGGGGCAAGCCTGGGTGGTTTGGCATCCTTTTATGCTGCAGTCCATCATCCAGATCTTTTTGGAAAAGTCCTTTCACAATCAGGTTCTTTTAACCGAAAAAAAACAGGAGAATACCACGACAAGTATTGGTCGGTTGATTATCTAGAGTCCATACCTAGACTACCAATTCGTATCTATATGAATGCAGGGCGACTTGAAATGGAGGACTTGCAAAAAGCGAATTTAATCACTTACCAAACACTTATGAATAAGGGTTACGACGTAAAATATGATGTATTTAGCGGAGGCCACGATGTTCTCTGGTGGCGTGAAACGTTTCTGGCTGGCTTGGAGTATTTATTTTGTGTAAATGAATGA
- the parC gene encoding DNA topoisomerase IV subunit A, whose translation MSQQEIYQDMPLEEVLGDRFGRYSKYIIQDRALPDARDGLKPVQRRILYAMHFEGNTHEKGFRKSAKTVGNVIGNYHPHGDTSVYDAMVRMSQDWKVRKYLVEMHGNNGSIDGDPPAAMRYTEARLSAISTELLRDIEKDTVEFIPNFDDTAKEPTVLPARFPNLLVNGSTGISAGYATDIPPHQLGEVIDGAIMRMDNPFCTVDELMKVISGPDFPTGGIIQGTDGIKKAYETGKGKFIIRGKAAIEDMRGGKQQIVITEIPFEVNKANLVKRIDEYRVDRKVEGMAEVRDETDRTGLRIVVELKREADATGVLNYLYKNTDLQIAYNFNMVAIHKRRPMLMGLRELLDAYIAHQKEVVTKRSQHDLQKAKDRDHIVAGLMKALSILDEVITTIRASKDKKDAKNNLQLQFDFTEAQSEAIVSLQLYRLTNTDITALQQEADELAKIIEELSTILQSEKKLASVIKSELRAIKKKFNDERRTKIQAEIEELKINLEVLVASEDVMVSITKEGYIKRTSLRSYAASNGQDLAMKEADRLLTQFEINTTNKLLVFTNKGNYLFFPVHELPDIRWKDLGQHVASLISIDRDEQIVKAIPVKDFNTPHFLLFVTKNGMTKKTELSSYQAQRYSKPLVAINLKGDDEVIDVHVTTGEEDIFLATQNGYGLWFSEEEITTVGPRAAGVKGINLKEDDFVVAGKMISKDDTPSIFIVTQRGAVKKMKLAEFEKSTRAKRGLIMLRELKANPHRITGVQLVHLGDTVCIATTKGIIEEIRMSELRNNDRYSNGSFVLDEDDAGKTIESWIKLNPGEHKK comes from the coding sequence ATGTCACAACAAGAGATATATCAAGACATGCCGCTAGAGGAAGTGCTTGGCGACCGGTTTGGGCGTTATAGTAAATATATTATTCAAGATCGAGCTTTACCTGATGCTCGAGACGGATTGAAACCGGTTCAGCGAAGAATTCTTTATGCCATGCATTTTGAAGGCAATACACATGAAAAAGGCTTCCGAAAATCTGCCAAAACGGTCGGAAACGTTATTGGTAATTACCATCCTCATGGAGATACATCTGTCTATGATGCTATGGTTCGAATGAGCCAAGACTGGAAAGTACGTAAATACTTAGTTGAAATGCACGGTAATAACGGAAGTATTGACGGGGATCCACCCGCAGCCATGCGTTATACAGAAGCGCGTTTATCTGCCATTTCAACGGAACTTCTACGAGACATTGAAAAAGACACCGTAGAATTTATTCCGAATTTCGATGATACCGCAAAAGAGCCGACTGTTCTTCCTGCGCGTTTCCCGAACTTATTGGTAAATGGATCGACCGGAATCTCGGCAGGTTATGCAACCGATATCCCTCCTCACCAACTGGGGGAGGTCATTGACGGAGCCATTATGAGAATGGACAACCCCTTCTGTACGGTGGACGAGTTAATGAAGGTTATATCAGGCCCTGACTTTCCAACCGGTGGCATCATTCAGGGAACAGACGGAATTAAAAAAGCGTATGAAACAGGGAAAGGAAAGTTTATCATTCGTGGAAAAGCCGCTATTGAAGATATGCGAGGTGGAAAACAACAAATTGTGATTACAGAAATTCCCTTTGAAGTAAACAAAGCCAATCTCGTAAAAAGAATCGATGAGTACCGTGTCGACCGCAAAGTAGAAGGCATGGCAGAGGTCCGAGATGAGACGGACCGAACTGGACTTCGAATCGTAGTCGAACTAAAACGTGAAGCGGATGCGACTGGAGTCCTCAATTACCTCTATAAAAACACGGATTTGCAAATAGCGTACAATTTTAACATGGTAGCCATTCATAAACGCCGCCCGATGTTAATGGGGCTGAGAGAACTATTAGATGCCTATATTGCCCACCAAAAAGAAGTGGTCACTAAACGATCTCAGCATGATTTACAAAAAGCGAAAGACCGCGATCACATTGTAGCAGGCCTAATGAAAGCCTTATCGATTTTAGATGAAGTCATCACCACAATTCGGGCTTCTAAAGATAAAAAAGATGCAAAGAACAACCTTCAATTACAATTTGACTTTACGGAAGCACAATCTGAAGCCATTGTTTCTTTACAACTTTATCGATTAACAAATACTGATATCACGGCTCTCCAACAAGAGGCAGATGAACTTGCAAAAATTATCGAAGAGCTTTCAACAATTCTTCAAAGCGAGAAAAAATTGGCTTCGGTGATCAAAAGTGAATTAAGAGCGATCAAAAAGAAATTTAATGATGAACGTCGAACCAAAATTCAAGCTGAAATTGAAGAACTGAAAATTAACTTAGAAGTCCTCGTAGCATCTGAGGATGTTATGGTTTCTATTACAAAGGAAGGGTATATCAAGCGTACTAGTCTCCGTTCCTATGCCGCTTCAAATGGACAAGACTTGGCGATGAAGGAAGCTGACCGCTTATTGACTCAATTCGAAATCAATACAACGAATAAACTTCTTGTATTCACGAATAAAGGTAATTACCTCTTCTTTCCAGTCCATGAATTACCTGATATTCGCTGGAAAGACCTCGGCCAACACGTAGCAAGTCTCATTAGCATCGACCGAGATGAACAGATTGTGAAAGCTATTCCGGTAAAAGATTTTAACACGCCACACTTTTTATTATTCGTCACGAAAAACGGAATGACCAAGAAAACAGAATTAAGCTCTTACCAAGCACAACGCTACTCAAAACCCCTTGTTGCGATTAATTTAAAGGGTGATGATGAAGTTATTGACGTGCACGTTACAACAGGTGAGGAGGATATATTCTTAGCTACCCAGAATGGATATGGGCTTTGGTTCTCAGAGGAAGAAATCACCACTGTAGGACCTCGTGCAGCGGGGGTAAAAGGAATTAATTTAAAAGAAGATGATTTCGTTGTCGCCGGGAAGATGATATCGAAGGATGATACCCCTTCAATATTTATTGTCACACAGCGTGGAGCGGTTAAGAAAATGAAGTTAGCTGAATTTGAAAAATCGACTCGAGCAAAACGTGGACTCATCATGCTACGAGAATTGAAAGCGAATCCGCATCGCATAACGGGGGTGCAACTCGTTCATCTAGGCGACACCGTGTGCATCGCAACTACCAAGGGCATCATAGAAGAAATAAGGATGTCTGAACTGAGAAACAACGACCGCTACAGCAACGGGTCTTTTGTTCTTGATGAAGACGATGCTGGCAAAACGATCGAATCTTGGATTAAATTAAATCCCGGTGAACATAAGAAATAA
- a CDS encoding aminoglycoside adenylyltransferase domain-containing protein, giving the protein MIIIELHSSIYEVLNEYISLWTERLPNQLEGLYLHGSIVLDAYIYDSSDIDFVVITKNRLTEKEIQILTDIHKVIADKFVKPEMDGLFIVWEDLGELRPTDNTSLPYYNGGKIGFYTHFNPITWWLLKKKGISLLGSDITERSFNISSNLLTSYVLENMNSYWAGRVIKIENSIEQIKNLPTTDIDEEVEWTVLGLLRQFYTLKELSIISKFEAGEYGLLNLPREWHNIINEALNIRRKINETVFNSDEKRINETLSFSKYLIQHCNSIQQTY; this is encoded by the coding sequence TTGATTATCATCGAATTACATAGTTCAATTTATGAGGTCTTAAATGAGTATATAAGTCTTTGGACAGAAAGATTACCGAATCAGCTAGAGGGATTATATTTACACGGTTCAATTGTACTTGATGCTTATATTTATGATTCAAGCGATATAGATTTTGTTGTTATAACAAAAAATCGCTTAACAGAAAAAGAGATTCAAATACTAACAGATATTCATAAGGTGATTGCCGACAAATTTGTTAAACCCGAGATGGACGGTTTGTTTATTGTTTGGGAAGATTTAGGGGAACTACGTCCTACCGATAATACATCCCTCCCTTACTATAATGGAGGCAAGATAGGATTTTATACGCATTTTAATCCAATTACATGGTGGCTCTTAAAAAAGAAAGGAATAAGTTTACTAGGTTCAGATATAACAGAAAGATCTTTTAATATTAGTTCCAACTTACTAACTTCGTATGTATTAGAAAATATGAATTCTTACTGGGCAGGCAGGGTCATAAAAATTGAGAATTCAATAGAACAAATAAAAAACTTGCCAACCACAGATATCGATGAAGAAGTTGAATGGACCGTTCTAGGATTGTTGCGTCAATTCTACACCTTAAAGGAATTAAGTATAATTTCAAAGTTTGAAGCAGGTGAATATGGCTTGTTAAATCTTCCAAGAGAATGGCATAACATAATCAATGAAGCTTTAAATATTCGAAGGAAAATAAATGAAACCGTTTTCAATTCTGATGAGAAACGAATTAACGAAACCTTGAGCTTTTCTAAGTATTTGATTCAACATTGCAATAGCATTCAACAAACTTATTAA